One genomic region from Microcoleus sp. FACHB-672 encodes:
- a CDS encoding glycosyltransferase family 39 protein has translation MYREIFTLDESHGRDRRTDRRLEQLWVLGLFLAAVLLYGMNLGELPLRDWDEGIVAQVARDIWRGDLNWLYPTLAGQPYFNKPPLVHLLIAIAYKFGGVSEWTTRWPPAMLCAMSVPLLYWIGREVFPRRTPALFAALSYLTLLPVVRHGRLAMLDGPVLCFFLLMVWCLLRTRRDLRWALGAGIGLGLICLTKGILGLLLGAIAAIFIAWDTPRLLKSGYMWIGLLLGLSPAIAWYVAQWQHYDQQFITAHLINQSFNRISGQVEGNTGPPWYYLLEILKYSWPWGLFWPQGLRLAWENRNMGWAKLVLVWSGVYLLAISLMSTKLPWYVLPVYPALALAGGAQLAEIWHRRSDNYRLSRQEASPFAPDSSVVYSRRWVVIFALLAIVGWAGCLYFGWFAPVPAGDLQLTLGCFGLTMSVVALLTYRQNPQFILILFWGTYVSLTLFTASNHWVWELGEDYPVKSVAQIIAEDTPKGKDIYTSHPYSRPSLDFYSDRKVIPAELEELRGHWQNDSQPYLLLDRDNLKKLDLKEMLWVGSAGDWTLVTRDHPKKDR, from the coding sequence GTGTACCGGGAAATTTTTACTTTGGATGAGTCACACGGTCGAGATCGCCGCACTGACCGCCGGCTTGAACAGCTTTGGGTTTTGGGGCTGTTTTTAGCAGCGGTTCTTCTTTATGGAATGAACCTGGGTGAGTTGCCACTGCGAGATTGGGATGAAGGAATTGTCGCTCAAGTCGCCCGTGATATTTGGCGCGGGGATTTGAACTGGCTTTACCCGACTTTAGCCGGCCAACCGTATTTCAATAAACCTCCCCTGGTTCATTTGCTAATTGCTATTGCCTATAAATTCGGGGGTGTCAGTGAATGGACTACTCGCTGGCCACCGGCAATGCTCTGTGCGATGAGTGTACCCCTGCTTTACTGGATCGGTCGTGAAGTTTTTCCCCGCAGGACGCCGGCGCTATTTGCGGCGCTGAGTTACCTGACGCTGTTGCCGGTGGTGCGCCACGGACGACTGGCGATGCTAGATGGGCCGGTGTTGTGTTTTTTCTTGCTGATGGTGTGGTGTCTGCTGCGGACGCGGCGAGATTTACGCTGGGCATTGGGTGCCGGCATTGGGTTAGGACTGATTTGTTTGACCAAAGGCATTTTGGGGTTATTACTAGGCGCAATTGCCGCGATTTTTATCGCCTGGGATACCCCACGACTGCTCAAGTCTGGGTATATGTGGATCGGCCTGCTGTTGGGCCTGAGTCCGGCAATTGCTTGGTATGTCGCGCAGTGGCAGCACTATGACCAACAATTCATCACCGCCCATCTGATCAACCAATCGTTTAATCGGATTTCAGGCCAGGTGGAGGGGAACACCGGCCCTCCTTGGTACTATCTCCTAGAAATTTTGAAATATAGCTGGCCCTGGGGGCTGTTTTGGCCGCAGGGGTTGCGCTTAGCCTGGGAAAATCGCAATATGGGCTGGGCTAAATTAGTGCTGGTTTGGAGTGGGGTTTATCTGCTGGCCATTTCGTTGATGAGCACGAAACTTCCCTGGTATGTGTTGCCGGTTTATCCAGCCTTGGCACTTGCCGGCGGTGCTCAGTTGGCTGAAATTTGGCACCGGCGTAGCGACAACTATCGACTTTCAAGACAGGAAGCATCACCCTTTGCGCCTGACTCATCTGTAGTGTATTCCCGGCGATGGGTGGTTATTTTTGCACTGCTGGCGATTGTAGGTTGGGCCGGCTGCCTTTATTTTGGTTGGTTTGCCCCTGTGCCGGCAGGAGATTTGCAGCTCACCTTGGGGTGTTTTGGTTTAACCATGAGTGTTGTGGCTCTTCTCACTTACCGGCAAAACCCACAATTTATTTTAATTTTATTTTGGGGCACTTATGTTTCCCTCACATTGTTCACGGCGTCTAATCACTGGGTTTGGGAATTAGGTGAAGATTATCCGGTTAAGTCGGTTGCCCAAATTATTGCTGAGGACACCCCAAAAGGTAAGGATATTTACACCTCTCATCCCTACAGCCGGCCTTCTCTCGATTTTTATAGTGATCGCAAAGTTATTCCTGCTGAGCTTGAAGAACTCCGCGGACACTGGCAGAATGATTCTCAACCGTATTTACTACTTGATCGAGACAATCTCAAAAAGCTCGATTTAAAGGAAATGTTGTGGGTGGGAAGCGCTGGCGATTGGACCCTGGTAACGCGAGATCACCCGAAAAAAGACAGATGA
- a CDS encoding ABC transporter substrate-binding protein has translation MQKAKILFVTFAFLFFNCLFLTGCQSTSLTTPAARGSQLVSAILSDPKTFNWALNQEFPNVFMFTGEGLTKENSLTGEVEPALAESWEISKDKRRVVFTLRENLKWSDGKPLTADDVVFTYEKIVFNQAIPTDDRDSLKIGNSGAFPKLRKLDARRVEFILPEPFAPFLRTTTGPPDGIIILPKHAFETAVNTKTSTGTPKFLSTWGAGTNPSEIIVNGPYLIESYTTSERVIFRRNPYYWQRDAQGNQLPYIERVIWQITDSMDTQLLQFRSQDLDTTDGWGRMRPEDFPLLKREEKRGNFKIHIAGPRPGTNFISFNLNKGRRNGRPLVDPAKSRWFNTVAFRQAVAHAIDRQSMINNSLRGLGELQNSPISVQSPYYISPKEGLKVYDYNPEKSRKLLLNAGFKYNLQGQLLDEAGNRVRFTLITNAENQTRVAMGAQIKQNLSKIGIQVDFSPIAFSTLVDKLSNTLDWECYLLGFTGGTEPHNGANVWLPDGGLHSFNQKPLSGKPAIEGHEVAAWEQKIGDLYIKAAQELDETKRKAIYAETQNLTQEYLPMIYLVNPLSMAAIRDRVEGVKYTSLGGAFWNIAKLKIKDKN, from the coding sequence ATGCAAAAGGCAAAAATTCTTTTCGTTACTTTTGCCTTTTTATTTTTTAACTGCCTTTTCTTAACCGGCTGCCAATCAACCTCCCTCACAACACCGGCAGCCAGAGGTTCCCAATTAGTAAGCGCCATCCTCAGCGATCCCAAAACCTTCAACTGGGCACTTAACCAAGAATTTCCGAATGTTTTTATGTTCACGGGTGAGGGTTTAACTAAAGAAAATAGCCTGACAGGCGAAGTTGAGCCGGCACTCGCAGAATCCTGGGAAATTTCCAAAGATAAACGACGGGTTGTTTTTACCCTCAGAGAAAATTTGAAATGGTCGGACGGCAAACCGCTAACAGCGGATGATGTGGTTTTCACCTACGAAAAAATAGTTTTTAATCAAGCGATTCCCACAGATGACAGAGATAGTCTCAAAATCGGAAATAGTGGCGCTTTTCCCAAACTCCGTAAGCTAGATGCTAGGCGGGTTGAATTTATTTTACCAGAGCCTTTTGCGCCATTTTTGCGAACCACAACAGGGCCACCCGATGGCATAATTATTTTGCCAAAACACGCCTTTGAAACTGCTGTAAATACTAAAACTTCAACGGGAACGCCTAAATTTCTCTCAACCTGGGGTGCCGGCACCAATCCCTCTGAAATTATTGTTAATGGCCCTTATTTAATCGAAAGTTACACCACAAGTGAGCGGGTGATATTTCGGCGCAATCCTTATTACTGGCAGCGCGATGCTCAGGGAAATCAATTGCCTTATATCGAGCGTGTAATCTGGCAAATTACAGATAGCATGGATACGCAATTATTGCAATTTCGCTCTCAAGATTTAGATACAACAGATGGCTGGGGGCGAATGCGCCCTGAAGATTTTCCGCTGCTGAAACGAGAAGAAAAACGGGGAAATTTTAAAATTCACATAGCCGGCCCTAGACCTGGGACAAACTTTATTTCTTTTAACCTCAATAAAGGCCGGCGCAACGGACGCCCTTTAGTCGATCCTGCCAAATCTCGCTGGTTTAATACCGTAGCATTTAGACAGGCAGTTGCCCATGCCATCGACCGGCAATCAATGATAAACAACTCCTTGCGCGGTCTGGGAGAACTCCAAAACTCCCCTATTTCCGTGCAAAGTCCTTACTATATTTCTCCAAAAGAAGGGTTAAAAGTTTACGATTACAATCCAGAAAAATCGAGAAAGTTGCTGCTAAATGCGGGATTTAAATATAATCTGCAAGGACAACTTCTTGATGAAGCCGGCAACCGAGTTCGCTTCACACTGATCACTAATGCTGAAAATCAAACTCGTGTGGCGATGGGAGCGCAAATTAAGCAAAACTTAAGCAAAATAGGGATTCAAGTAGATTTCAGCCCCATCGCCTTCAGTACGCTCGTAGATAAGCTTTCTAACACGTTAGACTGGGAATGTTATCTCTTAGGATTCACCGGCGGTACAGAGCCGCATAATGGTGCAAATGTCTGGTTGCCTGACGGGGGGTTGCACAGTTTTAATCAAAAACCATTATCTGGAAAACCTGCGATAGAAGGGCATGAAGTGGCAGCTTGGGAGCAGAAAATTGGCGATCTTTATATTAAAGCGGCTCAAGAGTTAGATGAAACTAAACGTAAAGCAATTTATGCAGAAACTCAAAATTTGACTCAAGAATATTTACCCATGATTTATCTCGTTAATCCTTTATCAATGGCGGCAATTCGAGATCGGGTTGAAGGCGTTAAATATACCTCACTGGGAGGGGCATTTTGGAATATCGCCAAACTAAAAATTAAGGATAAAAATTAA
- a CDS encoding ABC transporter substrate-binding protein: MKFSKIVLATGRRWLAVVLALITVVTLGGCNPSNFKTEAAQVPYIVDASLSDPNSFNYIISQGSPDVLGLVYEGLLSQNGLTGELEPALAESWVIAPDKQRIVFTLREGLKWSDGAPLTTDDVIFTYQDIFFNEEIPTDIRDILRIGKNGLLPKVRKIDDRRVEFTVPEPFAPFLRYTGGLAILPAHALRESVITKDSAGKPKFLSTWNTDTDPKQIIGNGPYTLESYTPSQQIVLRRNPYYWERDAQGNAKPYIERYVWKIVESTDTQLLQFRSGGLDAFGVSPDYFSLLKQEEKRGNFTVYIGGPEMSTTFLVFNLNQAKDANNKPLVDPIKSRWFNNKAFRQAIAHAIDRQKMINNVYRGVGEPQNSPIYKQSAYYLSPEAGLKVYDYNIKRAKELLLGAGFKYNAQGQLLDSEGNQVRFTMLTNAGNKLREAIGSQIKQDLSQIGIQVDFTAIAFNSLLEQIDRRQWESYIGKIGGGGVEPNGGANTWLTKGGLHAFNLGPQESQPPITGWTVSDWERQIEELYIKGAGELDEAKRKAIYAESQRITQENLPFIYLVNPLTIAAIRNRLQGIKFSALGGALWNLTELKIIE; this comes from the coding sequence ATGAAATTTTCTAAAATTGTTCTGGCAACTGGACGCCGGTGGTTAGCCGTTGTGCTCGCCTTGATTACAGTGGTGACGCTGGGAGGCTGCAACCCTAGTAACTTCAAAACTGAGGCCGCTCAAGTGCCTTATATTGTAGACGCTAGCCTGAGCGACCCGAATTCTTTTAACTACATTATCAGCCAGGGAAGCCCAGATGTTCTGGGGTTGGTTTATGAGGGGCTGCTTAGCCAAAATGGTCTTACCGGCGAACTTGAGCCGGCTTTAGCTGAATCTTGGGTAATTGCCCCAGATAAGCAGCGAATTGTTTTTACGCTACGAGAAGGACTCAAATGGTCTGATGGAGCGCCGCTAACGACAGATGATGTTATTTTTACTTATCAAGATATCTTTTTTAATGAAGAAATTCCAACTGATATCAGAGATATTCTCAGAATAGGCAAGAATGGGTTGCTACCAAAAGTACGAAAGATTGATGATCGTCGGGTTGAATTTACAGTCCCAGAACCCTTCGCTCCTTTTCTTCGCTATACTGGCGGATTGGCAATTTTACCGGCTCATGCTTTGCGGGAATCTGTCATCACAAAAGACAGTGCCGGCAAACCTAAATTTTTATCAACTTGGAATACAGACACCGATCCTAAACAAATAATTGGAAATGGCCCTTATACGCTTGAAAGCTATACCCCTAGTCAGCAAATAGTATTGCGTCGTAACCCCTATTATTGGGAACGTGATGCTCAGGGAAATGCTAAGCCTTACATCGAGCGGTATGTGTGGAAAATTGTAGAATCTACAGACACTCAATTGCTGCAATTTCGCTCTGGAGGTTTGGATGCATTCGGAGTTTCACCTGACTATTTTTCCCTGCTGAAGCAAGAAGAAAAACGGGGAAATTTTACCGTTTATATAGGCGGCCCAGAAATGAGTACCACCTTTTTGGTATTCAATCTAAATCAAGCAAAAGATGCGAATAATAAGCCTCTGGTAGACCCAATTAAGTCTCGCTGGTTCAACAATAAAGCATTTCGACAAGCAATCGCTCATGCGATTGACCGGCAGAAAATGATTAATAACGTTTACCGGGGGGTTGGAGAACCACAAAATTCACCGATTTACAAACAAAGCGCATATTATCTGTCTCCAGAAGCTGGGTTAAAAGTCTATGACTATAATATAAAGCGGGCCAAAGAATTACTTTTAGGAGCCGGCTTTAAATACAACGCTCAAGGGCAACTACTCGATTCTGAGGGCAACCAGGTACGCTTTACAATGCTGACGAATGCCGGTAACAAACTGCGGGAAGCAATTGGATCTCAAATCAAGCAAGACCTCAGTCAAATTGGCATCCAAGTGGATTTTACTGCCATCGCCTTCAATAGCCTTTTAGAACAGATTGATCGCCGGCAATGGGAGAGTTACATTGGCAAAATAGGGGGTGGCGGTGTCGAGCCAAATGGAGGTGCAAATACTTGGTTAACCAAGGGCGGTTTGCACGCATTTAACCTTGGCCCGCAAGAAAGTCAGCCGCCAATAACTGGGTGGACAGTTTCAGACTGGGAGCGGCAAATAGAAGAGCTTTATATTAAGGGCGCTGGTGAGCTTGATGAAGCAAAGCGCAAAGCAATTTATGCGGAAAGCCAACGTATTACCCAAGAAAATTTGCCGTTTATTTACCTCGTAAATCCTCTAACAATAGCGGCAATTCGTAATCGCCTGCAAGGGATAAAATTCTCAGCACTTGGCGGTGCCCTTTGGAATCTTACCGAACTCAAAATCATAGAATAG
- the ispF gene encoding 2-C-methyl-D-erythritol 2,4-cyclodiphosphate synthase has translation MNIRIGNGYDIHRLVADRALILGGIKISHELGLLGHSDADVLTHAIMDAMLGALSLGDIGHYFPPTDEKWAGADSLMLLGQVDQLIQEKGWRIGNIDSVLVAERPKLKPHISAMRERLAEVLSIKPDQVGIKATTNEKLGPVGREEGIAAHAVVLLVAAD, from the coding sequence ATGAATATCAGAATTGGCAATGGCTACGATATCCACCGGCTTGTCGCTGATCGAGCTTTAATTTTGGGAGGTATCAAGATTTCCCATGAATTAGGTTTGTTAGGACATAGTGATGCAGATGTGCTTACTCACGCTATTATGGATGCGATGCTGGGCGCTTTAAGTTTAGGGGATATCGGTCATTACTTTCCACCAACAGATGAAAAGTGGGCCGGCGCTGATAGCTTGATGTTGTTAGGGCAGGTCGATCAGCTTATTCAAGAAAAAGGCTGGCGAATCGGAAATATTGACTCCGTACTTGTGGCGGAACGTCCTAAATTGAAACCTCATATATCGGCAATGCGAGAGCGTCTTGCGGAGGTTTTAAGTATCAAACCTGACCAAGTTGGCATCAAGGCAACCACCAATGAAAAATTAGGGCCGGTGGGAAGAGAAGAAGGAATTGCTGCTCATGCAGTTGTGTTGCTAGTCGCTGCTGATTAA
- a CDS encoding DUF1517 domain-containing protein, whose translation MTQNNERDNDIVTVTKLQIALNAQASSVPAELSKLSLSADTETPEGLWEILQNTSQLLLKNSEYWTHVLTNSQTVASRQEAETVFERISVNERSKFSTETLSNVDGEITQRQPEPADKDGESAAYIVVTLLIGTADDQPLFGEIKSAEAVKEALEQLLSMRTDYLMVFELLWSPQAETDKLTQQQMALQYADMIQIAE comes from the coding sequence ATGACTCAAAATAACGAAAGAGACAACGATATCGTCACAGTTACCAAGCTGCAAATAGCCCTAAACGCTCAAGCCTCCTCAGTGCCAGCTGAACTATCTAAACTTAGCCTCAGCGCAGATACCGAAACACCTGAAGGCTTGTGGGAAATTTTGCAAAATACAAGCCAACTGCTGCTCAAAAACTCAGAATACTGGACTCATGTATTAACAAATTCCCAAACCGTTGCAAGTCGGCAAGAAGCTGAAACAGTTTTTGAACGCATTTCCGTTAACGAGCGCAGCAAATTCAGTACCGAAACTCTCAGCAATGTGGATGGTGAAATCACGCAACGACAACCCGAACCCGCCGATAAAGATGGAGAATCGGCAGCTTATATAGTCGTAACCTTATTAATTGGAACTGCCGACGATCAACCCCTATTTGGAGAAATTAAATCCGCTGAAGCAGTGAAGGAAGCTTTAGAGCAACTGCTATCAATGCGAACCGACTATTTAATGGTTTTTGAGCTGCTGTGGAGTCCACAAGCAGAAACAGACAAGCTCACTCAACAGCAAATGGCGCTCCAGTATGCTGATATGATTCAAATTGCTGAATAG
- a CDS encoding DUF1517 domain-containing protein, with the protein MKKFQFIWIALLSFLLINEVNFNPSKGEVGKWVEFNSAAYARRGSSGGRSRGGSFSRPSQSSSPSRPSSGNSAPRDSFPSQSAPAPANSSGSSNTGGRVRGGSFQPSAPAPAPVPYNPPRSTGTTNYPPNYYPARQADPYYPRGGGTVIVPVPVPVGPAPYYSNPGQAPYYAPVDPSVSQPNPNYQGSGYSSSNRSTSSSGSFWSFLMFLLVCGSLVFLAWYIFAGRKKGNQNELTNDIVTVSKLQVALLAEARHIQSHLSDLSLSADLDSSEGLTQLLQESALALLRSPEYWTHVRSSSQTLKSREEAAQVFEQLSIEERSKFSAETLSNVGGNIRYGERATANAGDELATYIVVTFLVGTENDNPLFDSIHSAEELQQTLQRVASISPEYLLIFELLWSPQKETDTLSYDQLLTEYSDMIQIA; encoded by the coding sequence ATGAAAAAGTTCCAATTTATTTGGATAGCACTTTTGTCATTTCTGCTGATTAATGAAGTCAACTTTAATCCCAGCAAAGGTGAGGTCGGGAAGTGGGTTGAGTTCAATTCTGCCGCCTATGCGAGAAGAGGCAGCAGTGGCGGGCGATCGCGAGGGGGTTCCTTTAGCAGACCTTCGCAATCCTCCTCTCCCAGCCGGCCTAGCAGCGGCAACAGTGCCCCCCGTGACTCCTTTCCCAGCCAGTCAGCACCGGCACCTGCGAACTCTAGTGGTTCTAGCAACACTGGGGGACGCGTCCGGGGTGGATCGTTCCAGCCTTCTGCACCGGCACCGGCACCCGTCCCTTACAATCCCCCACGTTCGACAGGGACGACAAATTATCCCCCCAATTATTACCCTGCGAGGCAAGCCGATCCCTACTACCCGCGTGGAGGTGGGACGGTAATTGTGCCGGTGCCAGTGCCGGTGGGTCCTGCACCTTATTATTCCAATCCTGGTCAAGCCCCATACTATGCGCCGGTTGATCCCTCCGTCTCCCAACCCAATCCAAATTATCAGGGTTCTGGCTATTCTTCTTCAAACCGCTCAACCTCTTCTAGCGGCTCATTTTGGAGCTTTTTGATGTTTCTGCTGGTATGCGGGAGTTTAGTATTTCTTGCTTGGTACATTTTTGCCGGCAGAAAGAAAGGCAACCAAAATGAACTCACTAATGACATTGTTACGGTTAGCAAATTGCAAGTTGCCCTGCTAGCTGAAGCGCGTCACATTCAATCCCATTTGTCTGATCTCTCCCTCAGTGCGGATTTAGATAGCTCAGAAGGATTAACACAATTATTACAAGAATCAGCCTTAGCGTTGCTGCGTTCGCCAGAATACTGGACTCATGTCCGTTCGAGTTCGCAAACCCTTAAAAGTCGAGAAGAAGCCGCTCAAGTTTTTGAGCAGTTATCTATCGAGGAACGCAGCAAATTTAGTGCAGAAACGCTTAGTAATGTCGGAGGCAACATCCGCTATGGAGAGCGAGCAACAGCCAATGCTGGTGATGAGTTGGCTACTTATATCGTCGTCACATTTTTGGTAGGAACAGAAAACGATAACCCGCTGTTTGACAGCATTCATTCAGCCGAAGAATTGCAACAAACCCTACAGCGAGTTGCTTCCATTTCACCGGAATACCTGCTCATCTTTGAATTACTTTGGAGTCCACAAAAAGAAACAGATACCCTTTCCTACGATCAGTTGCTGACCGAATACTCAGATATGATTCAAATTGCTTAA
- the trmD gene encoding tRNA (guanosine(37)-N1)-methyltransferase TrmD — protein MRFDVVTLFPDFFTSALQSGLLGKALAGNIASVGLVNPRDFTTDKHRRVDDEPYGGGVGMVLKPEPIFAAVESLPAEPRREVILLTPQGERMDQGLFRELAAGYDQLVLLCGHYEGFDERVMHLVTREVSLGDFVLTGGEIPALALINGVVRLLPGTVGKAESLTAESFEAGLLDYPHYTRPPVFRDLKVPDVLLSGNHAAIAQWRKDQQIQRTRQRRPDLLKDIETTHQEEGDCL, from the coding sequence GTGAGATTTGATGTAGTCACTTTATTTCCAGATTTTTTCACCTCAGCCTTGCAATCAGGACTGCTGGGAAAAGCTTTAGCCGGCAACATTGCCTCTGTTGGCTTGGTGAACCCTCGCGACTTTACCACCGACAAGCATCGGCGAGTGGATGATGAACCCTATGGCGGCGGTGTGGGGATGGTACTTAAACCGGAACCGATTTTTGCGGCGGTGGAGTCACTGCCGGCAGAACCCAGGCGTGAGGTCATTTTGCTGACGCCTCAGGGTGAGCGAATGGATCAAGGATTATTTCGCGAACTAGCAGCCGGTTATGACCAGTTAGTTTTGCTCTGTGGCCATTATGAAGGCTTTGATGAGCGAGTGATGCATTTAGTTACCCGCGAGGTTTCTCTGGGCGATTTCGTCCTAACTGGCGGCGAAATTCCGGCACTGGCGCTAATTAATGGTGTGGTGCGGTTGCTACCGGGAACGGTTGGCAAAGCAGAGTCCCTAACCGCTGAAAGTTTTGAAGCCGGCCTCCTCGATTATCCCCACTACACGCGACCGCCTGTTTTTCGGGATTTGAAAGTTCCTGATGTTTTGCTATCAGGAAATCATGCAGCGATCGCCCAGTGGCGCAAAGACCAGCAAATTCAACGCACCCGCCAGCGCCGGCCTGATTTGTTAAAAGATATTGAAACCACCCATCAAGAGGAAGGCGATTGCTTATAA
- a CDS encoding cyanophycinase, translating to MLQLQDKSLEPRMPQPTKTTIMVIGGAEDKVHGREILHTFFARAGGPAAQIAIIPCASREPAAIGERYTTIFQEMGAKAIQVLDIRERSQGEDPVWQDYLEGCTGVFMTGGDQLRLCALLADTPLMEKIRLQVQLGQVTLAGTSAGAAVMGHHMIAGGGSGESPNRSLVDMATGLGIIPDIIVDQHFQNRNRMARLLSAVAAHPDRMGIGIDEDTCAMFEGDGVIQVLGKGTVTIIDPTEMSYTNQPFVAATDPLSICNLRLHLLCHGDRFDRHKRCFIHPERRVSS from the coding sequence ATGCTGCAGTTACAAGATAAATCTCTGGAACCGAGAATGCCCCAACCAACCAAAACGACCATCATGGTGATTGGCGGAGCTGAAGACAAAGTGCATGGACGCGAGATCCTGCACACGTTTTTCGCTCGTGCTGGAGGGCCGGCAGCACAGATTGCGATTATTCCGTGCGCTTCGCGAGAGCCAGCAGCCATTGGTGAGCGGTATACGACCATTTTTCAAGAAATGGGTGCCAAGGCGATTCAAGTGCTTGACATCCGGGAACGATCGCAGGGAGAAGACCCCGTTTGGCAAGACTACCTTGAAGGCTGTACCGGCGTGTTCATGACCGGCGGCGACCAATTGCGGCTTTGTGCACTGCTGGCGGATACGCCACTGATGGAAAAAATCCGGCTGCAAGTGCAACTGGGTCAGGTTACTTTAGCCGGCACCAGTGCCGGTGCGGCAGTGATGGGACACCACATGATTGCCGGTGGCGGCAGCGGCGAGTCTCCCAATCGTTCCCTAGTGGATATGGCCACCGGCCTGGGAATTATCCCAGATATCATCGTCGATCAGCACTTTCAAAACCGAAATCGCATGGCACGGCTGCTGAGCGCGGTTGCCGCCCACCCCGATAGAATGGGCATCGGCATTGATGAGGACACCTGCGCCATGTTTGAAGGTGATGGTGTGATTCAAGTGCTGGGCAAAGGCACGGTGACAATTATTGATCCCACGGAAATGTCCTACACAAATCAGCCGTTTGTAGCAGCGACAGATCCCCTGAGCATTTGCAACCTCCGCCTACACCTCCTTTGCCACGGTGATCGCTTCGACCGGCACAAGCGATGCTTCATTCATCCCGAACGACGAGTTTCTAGTTGA